A stretch of DNA from Brevibacterium ihuae:
CTCGACGTGCTCGCCGCCGCTCACGCCTCCGGGCGCCTCGACCCCTTCGAGGTCGACGAGCGCCAGACCGCGGTCGTGCGCGCGAAGTTCCTCGACGCGCTCCTCGACCCGATCGCCGACCTGCCGGAGGGCGCCGAGGTCACCCGGCGCATCGAGACGCAGCTCGGGACCGGGAGGCGGCCCGGCACCGGCCTGGTCCCCGCGCCCGCCTCGGGCCCGGCCGATGTCGTCCCCGCCCGGCCCGGCTCCGGCGCGTCCGAGAACTCGGTGGCGATCCTCTCCGGCCGTGAGATCGAGGTCGCCCCCGGCACCCCCGCGGTCCACAGCTACTGCGTCATGGGCGGCGACGACATCTACCTCACCGATGCGCTCGGCCCCGGGGTCGAGATCACCCTCGACTGCTATGCCCTCATGGGCGGCAACACGATCTACATCCCGGGCGGGGTGCGCATCATCGACCGGACGGTCAACATCATCGCCGGCAACGACGTCAAGAAGAAGGCGCGCGGCGACGGCTCGAACGGCACCCTCGTCCTCACCGGATTCAGCCTCATGGCCGGTCACGACATCAAGATCGATCCCGGCTGGGCCCGGGCGGTCGAACGCTCGTAACCTCCTGCTCACCCACGACCGATAGCCTGCCGGAGGAGCCCGCGCGGGGACGCGCACCCCTGCCCGGCCACTCGACCGCACAGCGAACGACCGAAGGAGAACGGATGAACATCGGAATCATGACCTCGGGCGGCGACGGCCCCGGCCTCAACGCGGTGATCCGCGGGGCGGTCCGGAAGGGGATCCGCGCGCACGACTTCTCCTTCACCGGCATCCGGGACGGCTGGCGCGGCCTCCTCGAGGACGACACCTTCCCGCTCCACATGGTCGACGTTCGCGGGCTGTCGGGCCGCGGCGGCACGATCCTCGGAACCTCGCGGACCCACCCCTACTCGCAGGGCGGACCAGAGCAGATGCGCACGGTGATGGAGCGGCGCGGGATCGACGCGATCATCGCGATCGGCGGCGAGGGGACCCTCGCCGGGGCCGCGCGCCTCGCCGACGACGAGGGCATGCCGGTGGTCGGCGTGCCGAAGACCATCGACAACGACCTCGACGGCACCGACTACACCTTCGGCTTCGACACCGCGCAGTCGATCGCGACCGAGGCGATCGACCGCCTCCGCACCACCGCCGACTCCCACCACCGCTGCATGGTCCTCGAGGTCATGGGCCGCAATGTCGGCTGGATCGCGCTCCAGGCCGGGATGGCCGGCGGCGCGCACGCGATCCTCATCCCCGAGTTCCCGGTGAGCTACGAGCGGATCTACGACTGGGTGCGCTCGGCCTGGGACCGCGGGCGCGCGCCGCTCGTCGTCGTCGCCGAGGGCTTCGTGCCCGAAGGGGTCGAGGACCAGGTCGCCGATCGCGGCACCGACAAGCACGGCCGCGTGCGCCTCGGCGGCATCGGGAACCACCTCGCGCCGCTCATCGAGGAGGCGACCGGCATCGAGACGCGGGCGATGATCCTCGGCCACCTCCAGCGCGGCGGCTCCCCCACGGCGTACGACCGCGTGCTCGCGACCCGGCTCGGAATGGCCTCGGTCGACATCGTGCGCGACGAGCAGTGGGGCCACATGGCCGCTCTCGACGGCACGGCGATCACCCGGGTGCGCCTCGCCGATGCGGTCGACAACCTCAAGTTCGTGCCCCGCGAGCGCTGGGACGAGGTCCAGGTGCTCCTCGGCTGATGCCGATTCCGCGCGACCGCCGTCCGACCGGATGGCGGTCGCGCGCCGTCCGAAAGGCAGGACGAGTCGCCGCCGCAATCCGAAGGAAGGCGGTGCCCCATGAAGGCATGGCACTTCACCAACACCCACGAGCCCCTCGTCCTCAACGAGGTCGAGGAGCCCAAGGCCGGACCCGGCGAGGTCGTCATCGAGATGAAGGCCGCGGGCCTGTGCCACTCGGACGTCGGACTGCTCGAGGACGAGGGCTGGCTCTCCACTCTCGCCAAGCAGCCCATCACCATCGGCCACGAGAACGCCGGTGTCGTCGTCGAGCTCGGCGAGGGCGTGACGAACGTCCAGGTCGGCGACCGCGTGGGCGTCTGCCCCACCACCCCGGCCGGCGCACCCGGCTACGTCGCCGACGGCGGCTTCCAGCCGAAGATCGCCTTCTCCGCCGATGCCCTCGCCCCGATCCCGGACGGCGTGTCCTGGGAGCAGGGCGCGGCCGCCACGGATGCGGGCATGACCTCGTACCACGCGATCATCACCAACGGCCAGGCCGGCCCGGGCAAGAAGATCGGCGTCATCGGATTCGGCGGACTCGGCCAGATCGGCACCCGCGTGGCGATCCTCGCCGGCGCCGAGGTCTACGTCGCCGAGGTCAACGAGAAGGTGTGGGACACCGCGAAGGAGATCGGCGCAGCCGGTGTCGCGTAGTCGATCACCGAGTTCGCCGACGTCGAGTTCGACGCGATCGTCGACTACGCCGGCTTCGGCACCACGACCGCCGAGGCGATCGAGACCGTGGGCCGCGGCGGACGCGTCGTCCAGGTCGGCATGGGCAAGCTCGAGGCGACGATCTCGACCAAGGCCATGATCCTCTCCGAGGTCACCCTCGTCGGTTCCCAGGGCGGTACCAAGGAGGACATCGCCGGGGTCTACGAGTACCTCGCGACCGGGAAGCTCGAGCCGACGATCACCACGATCGGCTTCGACGACATCCCCGACGGCCTCGACAAGCTCGCCAAGGGCGAGGTCGTGGGCCGGCTCGTCGCCCTCTACTGAGCCGCATCACCCATCGAGTGGTCGGTTCCGGTCGGATACCCGCGAGTATTCGACCGGAACCGACCACTCGACGTTCGGGGGTCCGGCAGGACCGATGAATGGCGGCGGGCCCGGAGAGAATCTCTCCGGGCCCGCCGCCATTCACGGGTGCTGCGACTGCGGGGTTCGGCTCAGCTGAACGCTCCGAAGTCGTAGTCCTCGAGCGGGATCGCCGCTCCCTCGCCGCTCAGGCTCGGGTAGAAGTCGCCGTAGGAGTTGTTGAACATCTCCTGCTTGGCCTCCTCGGTGGGCTCGACGACCATGTCGCGGAACTTGTGCATTCCGGTTCCGGCCGGGATGAGCTTACCGAGGATGACGTTCTCCTTGAGGCCGAGGAGCGGATCGGACTTGCCCTCGAGCGCAGCCTCGGTGAGGACGCGGGTCGTCTCCTGGAAGGACGCGGCCGACAACCACGACTCGGTCGCGAGCGAGGCCTTGGTGATGCCCATGAGCTCGTCGCGGGCCGAGGCGGGGGTGCCGCCCTCGGCGACGATCCGCCGGTTCTCCTCCTGGTACCGGCCGCGGTCCACCAGCTCGCCCGGGAGCAGCGTGGTGTCGCCGGACTCGATGACGGTGACCCGACGCAGCATCTGGCGCACGATAACCTCGATGTGCTTGTCGTGGATGCCCACGCCCTGCGAGCGGTACACCTTCTGCACCTCGTCGACGAGGAAGCGCTCGGCCTCCCGGCGACCGCGGATGCGGAGCACCTGCTTGGGGTCGACCGCACCCTGGACGAGCTTGTCGCCCGCGGTGATGTGCTGGCCGTCCTCGACGAGCAGCTGCGAGCGGCGGCCCACGGCGTGCTCGATCTCCTCCGAGCCGTCGTCGGGCACGACGATGACGTAGCGCGTCTTGCGCGAGTCGTCGACCTTGACCCGGCCGCTGGCCTCGGCGATCGGCGCGAATCCCTTGGGGGTCCGGGCCTCGAACAGCTCGGTCACGCGCGGCAGACCCTGCGTGATGTCTCCCCCGCCGCCGGCGGCCACACCGCCGGTGTGGAAGGTCCGCATGGTCAGCTGGGTGCCGGGCTCGCCGATCGACTGCGCTGCGACCGTGCCGATCGCCTCGCCGATGTCGACGAGCTGACCGGTGGCCATCGAGCGGCCGTAGTGGACGGCTGAGATCTGCACGTCGGAGTCCGCGGTGAGGACCGAGTGCACCTTGATCTCGCGGATCCCGTGGGCCACGAGATTCTCCACGACCTCGGCGGTGACATCGGTCTTCGCCGGGTAGAGGACGGTGCCGTCGGCGTCGGCGATGTCGGCGACCGTGAGGCGGCCGAGCACGCTCGTCTCGACGAACTCGTGGAGCTCGATCCCGCCGGTCGGGCTCTCCTGCGCGATCGGCAGGGTGAGGCCCTTCGTCGTGTCGGTGTCCTCGGTGCGCACGATGACGTCCTGGGACACGTCGACGAGACGACGCGTGAGGTAGCCCGAGTCCGCCGTCCGCAGCGCGGTGTCGGCCAGGCCCTTGCGCGCGCCGTGGCTGGCGATGAAGTACTCGAGCACCGACAGGCCCTCGCGGTAGTTCGACTTGATCGGACGCGGGATGATCTCACCCTTGGGGTTCGTCACCAGTCCGCGCATGCCGGCGAGCTGACGGACCTGGGTCCAGTTGCCCGAGGCTCCGGACTCGACGAGCCGCAGCACGGAGTTGTTCTCCGGGAAGTTCTGCTGCATCGCCTCGGCGACCTCGTCGGTGGTCTCCGACCAGATCTTGACGAGCTCGTTGCGGCGCTCGTCGTCGGTCAGGGCACCGAAGTCGTACTGGTCCTGGACCTTGGCGGCGAGCTCCTCGGCCTGGGCGAGCATGCCCTCCTTGGCGTCCGGGGACACGATGTCGGACATCGCGACCGTCAGACCCGAGCGGGTCGCCCAGTGGAAGCCGGTGGCCTTGAAGTTGTCGAGCGTCGCGGCGACCTCGACCTTCGGGTAGAAGTCGGCGAGCCGGTTGACGATCTGCGAGAGCGTCTTCTTGTCCACGGTCCGGTTGACGTACCGGTAGTCCGCGGGAAGCGTCTCGTTGAACAGCGCGCGGCCGAGGGTGGTCTCGACGATGGCCGGCTGCCCGGCCTCCCAGCCCTCGGGCATGGTCATCGAGTCGTCCGGGACGATGTTCTCGATCCGCACGCGGATCCGCGCCCCGAGGTCGAGCTCGTGGCGGTCGAAGGCCATGATCGCCTCGGCCACCGAGGAGAACTCGCGTCCGTCGCCCGCGGCCCCCGAGCGCTCGCTCGTCAGGTGGTAGATGCCGATGATCATGTCCTGGCTGGGCATGGTGACCGGCTTGCCGTCCGAGGGCTTGAGGATGTTGTTCGCCGACAGCATGAGCACGCGGGCCTCGGCCTGCGCCTCGGCCGACAGCGGGAGGTGCACGGCCATCTGGTCGCCGTCGAAGTCGGCGTTGAACGCCGAGCAGACGAGCGGGTGGATCTGGATGGCCTTGCCCTCGACGAGCTGCGGCTCGAAGGCCTGGATGCCCAGGCGGTGCAGCGTCGGTGCGCGGTTGAGCAGCACCGGGTGCTCGGTGATGACCTCTTCGAGGACGTCCCACACCTGCGGGTGCTGGCGCTCGACCATGCGCTTGGCCGACTTGATGTTCTGGGCATGGTTGAGGTCGACGAGCCGCTTCATGACGAAGGGCTTGAAGAGCTCGAGCGCCATGGTCTTGGGCAGACCGCACTGGTGGAGCTTGAGGGTCGGGCCGACGACGATGACCGAACGGCCGGAGTAGTCGACGCGCTTGCCGAGCAGGTTCTGGCGGAACCGGCCCTGCTTGCCCTTGAGCATGTCGGAGAGCGACTTGAGCGGGCGGTTGCCCGGTCCGGTCACCGGACGTCCGCGACGGCCGTTGTCGAACAGCGAGTCCACGGCCTCCTGGAGCATCCGCTTCTCGTTGTTGACGATGATCTCCGGCGCCCCGAGGTCGAGCAGACGCTTGAGGCGGTTGTTGCGGTTGATCACGCGCCGGTAGAGGTCGTTGAGGTCCGAGGTCGCGAACCGACCGCCATCGAGCTGCACCATCGGGCGGAGCTCCGGCGGGATCACCGGGATCGCGTCGAGGACCATGCCCTCGGGGGTGTTGTCCGTGGTGAGGAACGCGTTGACGACCTTGAGGCGCTTGAGCGCACGGGTCTTGCGCTGTCCCTTGCCGGTCTTGATGAGCTCGCGCAGGGCATCCGATTCGGCGGCCAGGTCGAAGTCCTGGAGCCGCTTCTGGATCGCCTCGGCGCCCATCGCACCGGAGAAGTAGATGCCGAAGCGCTCGACCATCTCGCGGTAGAGCGACTCGTCGCCCTCGAGATCGGAGACGGCGAGGCCCTTGAAGCGGTCCCACACCTTCTCGATGCGATCGATGTCGCGCTCGGCGTGCTTGCGCAGGTTCGCCATCTCGCGCTCGGCCTGGTCGCGCAGCTTCTTCTTGGCCTGGGCGGTGCCGCCCTCGGCCTCGAGCGCGGACAGGTCCTCCTCGAGCTTCCGGGCACGACGGTCGATGTCGGCGTCGCGCCGGTCGGTGAGCTGCTTCTTCTCCACGTCGATCTGGTTCTGCAGGGTCGGCAGATCCCGGTGGCGGGAGTCCTCGTCGACCCAGGTGATCATGTAGGCGGCGAAGTAGATGATCTTCTCGAGATCCTTCGGCGCCAGGTCGAGGAGGTAGCCCAGGCGCGACGGGACGCCCTTGAAGTACCAGATGTGGGTGACCGGGGCGGCGAGCTCGATGTGGCCCATCCGCTCGCGGCGCACCTTGGCACGGGTCACCTCGACGCCGCAGCGCTCACAGATGATGCCCTTGAAGCGGACGCGCTTGTACTTGCCGCAGTAGCACTCCCAGTCGCGAGTCGGTCCGAAGATCTTCTCGCAGAACAGGCCGTCCTTCTCCGGCTTGAGGGTTCGGTAGTTGATGGTCTCGGGCTTCTTGACCTCGCCGTGCGACCAGCGGCGGATGTCGTCGGCAGTGGCCAGGCCGATCCGCAGCTCATCGAAGAAATTGACGTCAGGCACGTAAATCCTCTTTCTCGTGACGATCGTCGGGCGATCGTCGGTTCGCGTTCGTAAGTATCAGACTTCTTCGACGGTGTTGGCTTCGTGACGGGACAGGTTGATGCCGAGCTCCTCGGCCGCGCGGAAGACCTCCTCGTCGGAGTCGCGCATCTCCACCTGCATTCCGTCCGAGGACAGCACCTCGATGTCGAGACACAGAGACTGCATTTCCTTGATGAGCACCTTGAAGGACTCCGGGATGCCCGGGTCCGGCAGGTTCTCGCCCTTGACGATCGCCTCGTAGACCTTGACGCGGCCGGGGATGTCGTCGGACTTGATCGTCAGCAGCTCCTGCAGCGTGTAGGCGGCGCCGTACGCCTCGAGCGCCCACACCTCCATCTCGCCGAAGCGCTGGCCGCCGAACTGGGCCTTTCCGCCGAGCGGCTGCTGGGTGATCATCGAGTACGGCCCAGTCGAGCGCGCGTGGATCTTGTCGTCGACGAGGTGGTGGAGCTTGAGCATGTACATGTAGCCCACCGACACCGGGTACGGGAACGGCTCTCCGGAGCGGCCGTCGTACAGCCGGGCCTTGCCGGAGCTGTCGATGAGGCGGTCGCCGTCGCGGTTCGGGTGGGTGGAGTCGAGCAGACCCCGCAGCTCCTCCTCGTGGGCGCCGTCGAACACCGGGGTGGCGACGTTCGTGCCGGCCTCGGCCTCGCGGGAGAAGTGGAAGTGCTTGAGCTCCTGCGCCCAGTCCGGATTGCCCTCGATCTTCCAGCCCTGCTTGGCGATCCAGCCGAGGTGGATCTCGAACACCTGGCCGATGTTCATCCGGCGCGGCACGCCGTGCGGGTTGAGGATGATGTCGATCGGGGTGCCGTCCTCGAGGAACGGCATGTCCTCGATCGGGAGGATCTTCGAAATCACGCCCTTGTTGCCGTGGCGGCCGGCCATCTTGTCACCGATCGTGATCTTGCGGCGCTGGGCCACGTACACGCGGACGAGCTGGTTGACGCCGGGTGCGAGCTCGTCGTCGTCCTCGCGGTCGAACTCCTTGACCGCGATGACGGTGCCGGACTCGCCGTGGGGCACCTTGAGCGAGGTGTCGCGCACCTCGCGCGACTTCTCGCCGAAGATCGCGCGGAGCAGGCGCTCCTCCGGGGTGAGCTCGGTCTCGCCCTTCGGGGTGACCTTGCCGACGAGGATGTCGCCGTCGGTGACCTCCGCGCCGATCCGGATGATGCCGCGCTCGTCGAGGTCGGCCAGAGCGTCCGGGGAGATGTTCGGGATGTCCCGGGTGATCTCCTCCGCGCCGAGCTTGGTGTCGCGGGCGTCGACCTCGTGCTCCTCGATGTGGATCGAGGAGAGGATGTCGTCCTGCACCATGCGCTGGGACAGGATGATGGCGTCCTCGAAGTTGTGGCCCTCCCAGGACATGAACGCCACGAGGAGGTTCTTGCCGAGCGCCATCTCGCCGTTCTCGGTCGACGGTCCGTCGCCGATCACGGCACCGACCTCGACGCGGTCGCCCTCGTCGACGAGCACGCGCTGGTTGTACGAGGTGCCGTGGTTCGAGCGGCGGAACTTCTCCGCCCGGTACATCGTCGTGGTGCCGTCGTTGTTGAGGACGGTCGCGTAGTCCGCGCAGACCTCGGTGACGACGCCGGCCTTGGTGGCCACCATGACGTCGCCGGCGTCCACTGCGGCGCGGTACTCCATGCCGGTGCCGACGAACGGGGCCTCGCTGCGGACGAGCGGCACGGCCTGGCGCTGCATGTTCGCACCCATGAGGGCGCGGTTCGCGTCGTCGTGCTCGAGGAACGGGATGAGCGCGGTCGCCACCGACACCATCTGGCGGGCGGAGACGTCCATGAAGTCGATCTCCTCGGCCGGGAGCAGCTCGGCCTCGCCGCCGCCGCCCTTGGGACGCGCGAGGACGTGGTCCTCGGCGAACTTCTGGTCGTCGGTGAGCGGTGCGTTGGCCTGCGCGATCGAGTACTCGAGCTCGTCGTCGGCGGTGAGGTACTCGGTGCGATCGGTGACGACGCCGTTCTCGACCTTGCGGTAGGGCGTCTCGATGAAGCCGAACGGATTGATCCGCGCGTAGGAGGCGAGCGAGCCGATGAGGCCGATGTTCGGGCCTTCCGGGGTCTCGATCGGGCACATGCGTCCGTAGTGCGAGGGGTGGACGTCACGGACCTCCATGCCGGCCCGGTCGCGCGACAGGCCGCCGGGGCCGAGCGCGGACAGGCGGCGCTTGTGCGTGAGCCCGGCCAGCGGGTTGTTCTGGTCCATGAACTGGCTGAGCTGCGAGGTTCCGAAGAACTCCTTGATCGCGGCCACGACGGGACGGATGTTGATGAGCGACTGCGGAGTGATCGCCTCGACGTCCTGCGTGGTCATGCGCTCGCGGACGACGCGCTCCATGCGCGACAGCCCGGTGCGGACCTGGTTCTCGATGAGCTCGCCGACCGCGCGGATGCGGCGGTTGCCGAAGTGGTCGATGTCGTCGAGCGCGACGCGCAGGTCGATGTCCTTGCCGTCGCGCACGCCCGGCATGGTGTCCGCACCGGCGTGGAGCGAGACGATGTAGCGGATCGTCGCGACGATGTCGTCGGTGGTGAGGACCGAGTCGGTGAGCGGGCGGTCGATGCCGAGCTTGCGGTTGACCTTGTAGCGGCCGACCTTCGCGAGGTCGTAGCGCTTGGGGTTGAAGTAGAGGTTGTTGATCAGTCCCTCTGCGGCCTCGACGGTGGCCGGCTCCGCGGGGCGGAGCTTCTTGTAGATGTCGATGAGGGCTTCCTCGCGGGTGGACACGGTGTCCTTCGCGAGGGTCTCGCGGATCGACTCGAAGTCGCCGAACTCCTCGAGGATCTTCGACTCGGTCCAGCCGAGCGCCTTGAGCAGCACGGTGACCGACTGCTTGCGCTTGCGGTCGAGACGGACGCCCACCTGGTCGCGCTTGTCGATCTCGAACTCGAGCCATGCGCCGCGCGAGGGGATGATCTTCGCGGTGAAGATGTCCTTGTCCGAGGTCTTGTCGGGGGTCGACTCGAAGTAGGCGCCGGGCGAGCGGACGAGCTGGGAGACGACGACGCGCTCGGTGCCGTTGATGACGAAGGTGCCCTGCTCGGTCATGAGCGGGAAGTCGCCCATGAAGACCGTCTGGCTCTTGATCTCGCCGGTGTTGTTGTTCATGAACTCCGCGGTGACGAACAGCGGAGCGGAGTAGGTGATGTCCTTCTCCTTGCAGTCGTCGATCGAGTACTTCGGAGGCTCGAAGCGGTGCTCGCGGAACGACAGCGACATCGATCCGGAGAAGTCCTCGATCGGGGAGATCTCCTCGAAGATGTCCTCGAGACCGGAGGTCGTGGCGACGGAATCGTCCCCGCGCTCGGTGGCGTCGATGACGCGGTCCTGCCAGCGCTCGTTGCCGATGAGCCAGTCGAAGCTGTCGGTCTGCAGTCCGAGGAGATTGGGAACCTCGAGGGGCTCGTGGATCTTCGCGAAGGAGATGCGCTGGGGCGGGTTAGCGGTCCTGGTGTTTTCGTTGGCGGCGGCCAATGGGATCCTTCCGAGTGGGTCACCTGTTGAGTCCGGCTTCACCTGAGCCGGGGCCGAGGCCAGGGAGATCCGGGTGTAACGTACACATCCGGTTCCCGCGGTCGTCTCAGTCCGGGATTTCCGATGTGCCCACCGCTATATGAAGGCACCACGAAGGCGAAGCAACGCAAATATCCACTGTAGACCTGCGTTCCCCGCCGTGCAAGTCGGGATGTGGTATGGTTCCCGGCCGCTCCCGGCCCGCGATCAGTCGGCTGCGGATCCGCCGCGCTGCCACAGCCCGGTCATCCCGAGCGGCCGGAAGCCCACCCGGTTGTTGATCGCGAGCATCGGGGCGTTCTCCGCGGCGTTCCACGTGTAGATCCGTTCGACCTCGGGGGCCTGCGCACGCAGGTGACCGGCGTTGAGCTCCTTGAGGAGCGCGGCATATCCGCGGCCGCGGACGGCGGGGACGGTCACGGTGTGCTCCTGGAACCCGAACTCCCGGCCGGTGCAGACCTCGAAGAACGTCAGGCCCAGCGGCGCATCGTCGGCGTCCGCCAGGAGGACGGTGCCGTAGGCGGTCATGCCGCGAGCGCGCCGCAGCCGATCCTCGTCCCGCACCCGTTCGGGGGTGTGCACGACGGCGTCGAACTCGGCCTCGCCCGTGGGGATCGTCTCCTCGAACACGGTGAAGAGGTGGGCGACCGCCGGGAGCAGGCGATCGGGCACATCGCCCACCCAGCTCTCCGCACGCAGGCCGGCGGGCACCGCGCGCACGGGGACGTCGCGCACGGGCAGGACCGAGAAGCGCTCGATCTGCACGAGCCGGAACCCGCGCTCCGCGAATCGCCGGACCACGGGATCGTCGGCGAAGAGCGCGCCGTGATCCGGGGCAAGGGTGAGCAGCGGTCGCGACGGCGGGCTCACTTCCCCGGATCCGGAGCCGAGGTCCCCCGCGGCATCGCCGCTCACGTGCGCGCAGTCGCCCGTCCCCGCCTCCCGATCGCCGAGCGCGGCCGCGGTGAAGTTCGCGCGCGGGTGGTCGGCGTGCTCCTCGTACCCGTAGAGGACGGTACGGCCGCGCGCCGCGGCGATCCGGTCGATCCGGTTCCACAGGGCATCGGCCGTGAGCCGCGCGAGGTCCGTGCCGAGCTCGGGGAGGGTCATCACCCGGACGTCGGCGGATTCGAGGTTCTCGCGCAGCGGCAGGGCGATGGTCGCGGCACCCAGGCAGCGTCCCGCACCGTCGACGGCGAGCGCGCAGTCGCGCTCGTGGTGCGGGTCGGACTCCCAGGTCGCCGCCAGCTCCTCGGCCGTGGTCGCGAGCTCGGGCAGGCCGATCGCGTCCATGAGCAGCTCCTCCTCGATCTCCTGCATGCGGGAGAAGAGCTCGGCCCGGAGCGCGGGGGCGTCGCCGAGGTCGGCGGCGAGGACCAGCAGCACCTCGGGTGCGGCGCCAGGGTGCGGGCGGGCGTGTGCGAGGAGCGCGGGGGTGACAGCGGGGATGGCGGCGTCCATGGTCCACTCGTACC
This window harbors:
- a CDS encoding GNAT family N-acetyltransferase, giving the protein MDAAIPAVTPALLAHARPHPGAAPEVLLVLAADLGDAPALRAELFSRMQEIEEELLMDAIGLPELATTAEELAATWESDPHHERDCALAVDGAGRCLGAATIALPLRENLESADVRVMTLPELGTDLARLTADALWNRIDRIAAARGRTVLYGYEEHADHPRANFTAAALGDREAGTGDCAHVSGDAAGDLGSGSGEVSPPSRPLLTLAPDHGALFADDPVVRRFAERGFRLVQIERFSVLPVRDVPVRAVPAGLRAESWVGDVPDRLLPAVAHLFTVFEETIPTGEAEFDAVVHTPERVRDEDRLRRARGMTAYGTVLLADADDAPLGLTFFEVCTGREFGFQEHTVTVPAVRGRGYAALLKELNAGHLRAQAPEVERIYTWNAAENAPMLAINNRVGFRPLGMTGLWQRGGSAAD